The following coding sequences are from one Rathayibacter sp. VKM Ac-2760 window:
- a CDS encoding wax ester/triacylglycerol synthase domain-containing protein → MTRPPRRTGRPHAEPLRTLDEKFVSNAVVYEVARPTGSMIVDGAPFRRADGSLDRDLVYSAWEAFIRTSPAVRQRLARAPLGLFTPSWVSVDAIDVRDHVRFHPGVVEWDPRHVELLTGAFNGPMDPKGPLWDILVIELSTGQLGFAVRIHHALGDGMFGLVLIQAFTSGEPIEFPPYSRAPMRFPDDPRPPRGPLSLTLAARRQIASTHASLADEWAEWKRKPLKKRITRVGGRNIRSARDWWIRRSGLLERSIKPRDAAILTADLKTAKAAARAAGGSVADLTVALALHAFAALHPERAEIATLVPVSPRREKNEVKRNHVSMVRVAVPVSLGLAETVASVREQVQLAVETGESGITRGRKDWQGYASYLPVFLRPRWFGQAELASMTLWPVTEPDDEAAVFASSFMKRLDIAISVRSDLDADLFIDSIARSLTEIGAPVIDPLAEQTPAGSPDDHEPNGAGR, encoded by the coding sequence ATGACCCGACCCCCTCGCCGCACCGGGCGACCGCACGCCGAGCCGCTGCGCACCCTCGACGAGAAGTTCGTCTCGAACGCCGTCGTCTACGAGGTCGCGCGGCCGACCGGCTCGATGATCGTCGACGGCGCCCCGTTCCGCCGCGCCGACGGCTCGCTCGACCGCGACCTCGTCTACTCGGCCTGGGAGGCGTTCATCCGGACGTCGCCCGCCGTGCGCCAGCGCCTCGCCCGCGCCCCGCTCGGGCTGTTCACGCCGTCGTGGGTGTCGGTCGACGCCATCGACGTGCGCGACCACGTGCGCTTCCACCCGGGCGTCGTCGAGTGGGACCCGCGGCACGTCGAGCTGCTCACCGGCGCCTTCAACGGACCGATGGATCCGAAGGGCCCGCTCTGGGACATCCTCGTGATCGAGCTCTCGACCGGGCAGCTGGGCTTCGCGGTCCGCATCCACCACGCGCTCGGCGACGGGATGTTCGGGCTGGTGCTGATCCAGGCGTTCACCTCGGGCGAGCCGATCGAGTTCCCGCCGTACTCCCGCGCACCGATGCGCTTCCCGGACGACCCGCGACCGCCGCGCGGCCCGCTCTCGCTCACGCTCGCCGCGCGCCGGCAGATCGCGTCGACGCACGCCTCGCTCGCGGACGAGTGGGCCGAGTGGAAGCGCAAGCCGCTGAAGAAGCGGATCACCCGGGTGGGCGGCCGCAACATCCGCTCCGCCCGCGACTGGTGGATCCGCCGCTCGGGACTGCTCGAGCGCAGCATCAAGCCGCGCGACGCCGCGATCCTCACCGCCGACCTCAAGACGGCGAAGGCGGCGGCCCGCGCGGCCGGCGGCTCGGTCGCCGACCTCACCGTCGCACTCGCACTGCACGCCTTCGCGGCCCTGCACCCGGAGCGCGCCGAGATCGCGACGCTGGTGCCCGTGTCGCCGCGCCGGGAGAAGAACGAGGTCAAGCGCAACCACGTGTCGATGGTGCGGGTCGCCGTGCCGGTGTCGCTCGGGCTGGCGGAGACCGTGGCGAGCGTGCGCGAGCAGGTGCAGCTCGCCGTCGAGACCGGTGAGAGCGGGATCACCCGCGGCCGGAAGGACTGGCAGGGCTACGCCTCCTACCTCCCCGTCTTCCTCCGCCCGCGCTGGTTCGGGCAGGCCGAGCTGGCGTCGATGACGCTCTGGCCGGTCACCGAGCCCGACGACGAGGCCGCGGTGTTCGCGAGCTCGTTCATGAAGCGCCTCGACATCGCGATATCTGTCCGCTCGGACCTCGACGCGGACCTCTTCATCGACTCGATCGCGCGCTCGCTGACCGAGATCGGCGCTCCGGTGATCGATCCGCTCGCGGAGCAGACCCCCGCCGGATCGCCGGACGACCACGAACCGAACGGAGCCGGCCGATGA
- a CDS encoding acyltransferase, with translation MSQGGGPLRTLTKVRTYLQAVRLLHFHAYSHADQVPRLTRGAGVSFAPNVSFRNAERITLGAGTHIGENSLLWAGNSTGRITLGPKCLLAPNVTITASNYGIVQGTPVMDQPKIEKDIVIGRDVWLGANVVVVAGVTIGDGAIVGAGAVVTKDLPANCIAGGVPAKVIGQRPEADRA, from the coding sequence ATGAGCCAGGGCGGCGGACCGCTGCGCACCCTCACCAAGGTGCGCACCTACCTGCAGGCCGTGCGCCTGCTGCACTTCCACGCGTACAGCCACGCCGACCAGGTGCCGCGCCTCACCCGCGGCGCCGGCGTCTCGTTCGCGCCGAACGTGTCGTTCCGGAACGCGGAGCGGATCACGCTCGGCGCCGGCACCCACATCGGCGAGAACTCGCTGCTCTGGGCCGGCAACAGCACCGGCCGGATCACCCTCGGCCCGAAGTGCCTGCTGGCGCCGAACGTGACGATCACCGCCTCCAACTACGGCATCGTCCAGGGCACGCCCGTGATGGACCAGCCGAAGATCGAGAAGGACATCGTGATCGGCCGCGACGTCTGGCTCGGCGCGAACGTGGTCGTCGTCGCGGGCGTCACCATCGGCGACGGCGCGATCGTCGGTGCGGGGGCCGTGGTCACCAAGGACCTGCCGGCGAACTGCATCGCCGGCGGCGTGCCCGCCAAGGTCATCGGACAGCGACCGGAGGCCGATCGTGCCTGA
- a CDS encoding glycosyltransferase family 2 protein, translating into MDTSLAIVVVSYNTREKTLACLASIPRGDAPTPPHVIVVDNGSEDGSAEAIRAAHPDATVIEAGDNLGFARGVNRGVAAATERFVLLLNPDTLVLEGSFRALIEFAVANPRYGVYGGRTLRPDGSVDPSSCWGAPSLWSLLTYATMLSTAFRGNPLLDPESLGGWERDSVREVPIITGCLLLMQRDEYERVGRLDERFFLYGEDAEFSIRARRAGLHPVIVPTAVIVHDVGASTRDAATAGNSGRKMCMVMAGKATMIRLSWQPLPARIGIALLQAGALVRTVLETATRRKRRAWTEVWQRRADWRVGYPEAERTLFGRVPGTGAAEVAR; encoded by the coding sequence GTGGACACGAGCCTGGCGATCGTGGTCGTCAGCTACAACACCCGCGAGAAGACGCTGGCCTGCCTCGCGTCGATCCCGCGCGGCGACGCCCCGACGCCGCCGCACGTCATCGTCGTCGACAACGGCTCGGAAGACGGCAGTGCGGAGGCGATCCGCGCCGCGCACCCCGACGCGACCGTGATCGAGGCGGGCGACAACCTCGGCTTCGCGCGCGGCGTCAACCGCGGCGTCGCGGCGGCGACCGAGCGCTTCGTGCTGCTGCTGAACCCGGACACGCTCGTGCTCGAGGGCTCGTTCCGGGCGCTGATCGAGTTCGCCGTCGCGAACCCGCGCTACGGCGTCTACGGCGGCCGCACCCTCCGGCCCGACGGCTCCGTCGACCCCTCCTCGTGCTGGGGGGCGCCGAGCCTGTGGTCGCTGCTCACCTATGCGACCATGCTCTCCACGGCGTTCCGCGGCAACCCGCTGCTCGACCCGGAGTCGCTCGGCGGCTGGGAGCGCGACAGCGTCCGCGAGGTGCCGATCATCACCGGCTGCCTGCTGCTGATGCAGCGCGACGAGTACGAGCGCGTCGGCCGGCTCGACGAGCGCTTCTTCCTCTACGGCGAGGACGCCGAGTTCTCGATCCGCGCCCGTCGCGCGGGCCTGCACCCGGTGATCGTGCCGACCGCCGTCATCGTGCACGACGTCGGCGCCTCCACCCGCGACGCGGCGACCGCCGGCAACTCCGGCCGCAAGATGTGCATGGTGATGGCGGGCAAGGCCACGATGATCCGGCTGTCCTGGCAGCCGCTGCCGGCGCGGATCGGCATCGCGCTGCTCCAGGCCGGCGCGCTCGTGCGCACCGTGCTCGAGACCGCGACCCGCCGCAAGCGCCGCGCCTGGACCGAGGTCTGGCAGCGCCGAGCCGACTGGCGCGTGGGCTACCCGGAGGCCGAGCGCACCCTGTTCGGCCGGGTGCCCGGCACCGGCGCGGCGGAGGTCGCCCGATGA
- a CDS encoding glycosyltransferase: MIAGGTRTLRGRLRTRLRGLLSGEDARSRRLRVEAEPAFRTRYANPYNARLYTAMTAEGVLVRDLSWARLLLAKVDVVHLHWPDLTFLSGIRRYRIVARLVFFFAFLRVARLRGTRLIWTAHNVASHEERATPFLRNWYRRLLTENLDAILCLSEEGVIAMRRSYPELAGVPAFVTPHGHYRHDYDFSASRAEARAELGVDPDARLVVSVGQIRPYKNVPTLIERFRDREDDGTLLAVAGNPARGPLRGVIEEAAAGDARIRLELSFLSDERMALWLRASDLVVLPYSAIQNSGSAILAVSADRPVLVPDLGAMHELAALVGSDWVRLYDGAFDTAALDDALAWLDERPVADDASADLSALEWDAIARSTIEVYRRVLRAPRPR; this comes from the coding sequence ATGATCGCCGGGGGCACCCGCACCCTGCGCGGTCGCCTGCGCACCCGCCTGCGCGGACTGCTCTCCGGCGAGGACGCCCGCAGCCGGCGCCTGCGGGTCGAGGCCGAGCCGGCCTTCCGCACCCGCTACGCGAACCCCTACAACGCGCGGCTCTACACGGCGATGACCGCGGAGGGCGTGCTCGTGCGCGACCTCTCCTGGGCGCGCCTGCTGCTCGCGAAGGTCGACGTGGTGCACCTGCACTGGCCCGACCTCACCTTCCTCAGCGGCATCCGCCGCTACCGGATCGTCGCGCGGCTGGTCTTCTTCTTCGCCTTCCTCCGAGTCGCCCGCCTGCGCGGCACGCGGCTGATCTGGACGGCGCACAACGTGGCCTCGCACGAGGAGCGGGCCACCCCGTTCCTGCGCAACTGGTACCGACGGCTGCTGACCGAGAACCTCGACGCGATCCTCTGCCTCTCCGAGGAGGGCGTGATCGCGATGCGCCGCTCCTACCCGGAGCTCGCCGGGGTGCCGGCGTTCGTCACTCCGCACGGGCACTACCGGCACGACTACGACTTCTCCGCGAGTCGCGCCGAGGCGCGCGCGGAGCTCGGCGTGGATCCGGACGCGCGGCTCGTCGTGTCGGTCGGCCAGATCCGGCCTTACAAGAACGTGCCGACCCTGATCGAGCGCTTCCGCGACCGCGAGGACGACGGCACGCTGCTCGCAGTCGCCGGCAACCCCGCCCGCGGGCCGCTGCGCGGCGTGATCGAGGAGGCGGCGGCGGGAGATGCGCGCATCCGGCTCGAGCTCTCCTTCCTCAGCGACGAGCGGATGGCGCTCTGGCTGCGCGCGAGCGACCTGGTCGTGCTGCCCTACTCGGCGATCCAGAACTCCGGATCCGCGATCCTCGCCGTCTCGGCCGACCGCCCCGTGCTCGTGCCCGACCTCGGTGCGATGCACGAGCTGGCCGCGCTGGTCGGCAGCGACTGGGTGCGGCTCTACGACGGCGCCTTCGACACCGCCGCGCTCGACGACGCGCTCGCCTGGCTCGACGAGCGGCCGGTCGCGGACGACGCCTCGGCCGACCTCTCGGCGCTGGAGTGGGACGCGATCGCCCGCTCGACGATCGAGGTCTATCGGCGCGTGCTGCGCGCGCCGCGCCCGCGCTGA
- a CDS encoding Ig-like domain-containing protein encodes MIPRSTSSRRPAGRLRRLLAATAAAAVVTAGLVGAAALPAHAADATQTGAGRYVVTVDSKAVSTTLASALGLSLDASYGGGVAGFTATLTARQHAILAADSRVLALSPADQVVEGQAQTMPAHVLTAEADKAPVSAGDGVTNWNGPAVAVIDSGVSAHPDYNLAKQVNCFGSGTAEDANGHGTGVSGYMTALDNGSGTVGIAPGAPIYSVRALDANNKGNVSTLMCALDWVSQNAATYNIKVVNMSLATNGADDGNCGRTDGDAIHQSVCDLVAKGVTVVSAAGNSAADLSKWIPAAYDEVLAVTNFANYDGKPGSLAAVPCSNVTTKDDSYTLNSNYASAADAAHTIAAPGTCPYTTKKGSGYAYIQTGTSMSTAAASGVVLDCLAAGGSCVGKSPAQVITQVIAQAKSATLDRGRTFTGDPTSPVSGRYYGYGVSTIPVGTVVTPTPTATPTATPTATPTPTATPTPTATATPTPTATPTATATPKPTATPTATATPTPTATPTSGADTVKPQAKIVSPASQTTVTGTVTLVANASDNVGVSSVAFWSGSTKLGDGVKQADGSWSLTANSKNWPNATYTVVAKATDAAGNVGASASIALLIKN; translated from the coding sequence GTGATCCCTCGCTCCACCTCGTCGCGCCGCCCCGCCGGTCGCCTGCGCCGCCTCCTGGCCGCGACCGCCGCCGCAGCCGTCGTCACCGCCGGTCTCGTCGGCGCCGCCGCGCTCCCCGCGCACGCCGCCGATGCCACGCAGACCGGTGCCGGCCGCTACGTCGTCACCGTCGACTCGAAGGCCGTGTCGACGACGCTCGCGAGCGCCCTCGGCCTCTCGCTCGACGCGTCCTACGGCGGAGGCGTCGCCGGCTTCACCGCGACCCTCACCGCCCGGCAGCACGCGATCCTCGCCGCCGACAGCCGCGTCCTCGCCCTCTCGCCCGCCGACCAGGTGGTCGAGGGCCAGGCGCAGACGATGCCCGCGCACGTGCTGACCGCCGAGGCCGACAAGGCCCCGGTCAGCGCCGGCGACGGCGTCACGAACTGGAACGGCCCCGCCGTCGCGGTCATCGACTCCGGCGTGAGCGCGCACCCCGACTACAACCTGGCCAAGCAGGTCAACTGCTTCGGCTCCGGCACCGCCGAGGACGCGAACGGCCACGGCACCGGCGTCTCCGGCTACATGACCGCGCTCGACAACGGCTCCGGCACCGTCGGCATCGCCCCCGGTGCGCCGATCTACTCGGTCCGCGCGCTCGACGCGAACAACAAGGGCAACGTCTCCACCCTGATGTGCGCGCTCGACTGGGTGTCGCAGAACGCGGCGACGTACAACATCAAGGTCGTCAACATGTCGCTCGCCACCAACGGCGCGGACGACGGCAACTGCGGCCGCACCGACGGCGACGCCATCCACCAGTCGGTCTGCGACCTCGTCGCGAAGGGCGTGACCGTGGTCTCGGCCGCCGGCAACTCCGCCGCCGACCTGTCGAAGTGGATCCCCGCCGCGTACGACGAGGTCCTCGCCGTCACCAACTTCGCGAACTACGACGGCAAGCCGGGCTCGCTCGCGGCCGTCCCGTGCTCGAACGTCACCACCAAGGACGACAGCTACACGCTGAACAGCAACTACGCGTCCGCCGCCGACGCCGCGCACACGATCGCCGCGCCCGGCACCTGCCCCTACACCACCAAGAAGGGCAGCGGCTACGCGTACATCCAGACCGGCACCAGCATGTCGACGGCCGCCGCCTCCGGCGTCGTCCTCGACTGCCTCGCGGCCGGCGGATCCTGCGTGGGCAAGAGCCCGGCGCAGGTCATCACCCAGGTGATCGCCCAGGCCAAGTCGGCCACGCTCGACCGCGGCCGCACCTTCACGGGCGACCCGACCAGCCCCGTCTCCGGCCGCTACTACGGCTACGGCGTGAGCACGATCCCGGTGGGGACGGTCGTGACGCCGACGCCGACCGCCACTCCGACCGCTACTCCGACCGCTACTCCGACGCCGACTGCGACGCCGACGCCCACCGCGACCGCGACGCCCACGCCGACCGCGACGCCGACGGCCACCGCGACTCCGAAGCCCACCGCGACTCCGACCGCGACCGCCACGCCGACCCCGACCGCGACGCCGACCTCCGGCGCCGACACGGTGAAGCCGCAGGCGAAGATCGTCTCGCCCGCCAGCCAGACGACGGTCACCGGCACCGTGACGCTCGTCGCCAACGCGAGTGACAACGTCGGCGTCTCGAGCGTCGCCTTCTGGTCCGGCTCGACCAAGCTCGGCGACGGCGTGAAGCAGGCCGACGGCAGCTGGTCGCTCACCGCGAACAGCAAGAACTGGCCGAACGCGACCTACACCGTCGTCGCCAAGGCGACCGACGCCGCGGGCAACGTGGGCGCCAGCGCGTCGATCGCCCTCCTGATCAAGAACTGA
- a CDS encoding HNH endonuclease signature motif containing protein codes for MKEDEDVAALAEVRDCFDGSADDERSTSPTRLRAAERLHRGYRLALAIPDAFARGASRSETRDLVERSIRAELAVAYSQSEREVSRRLETAQMLMEHLPLTRALLRDAKILWEVGEAICRTASSLPEASRTAVDERAADAALTMTTAQLRRALTRWREELHEQPLAERHARAKEDRAVWVTPDVDGMATLCLHGPAPTVTGAYERLRRIARTLRDEGDPRTLQQLSADAAIDLLCDGDIAGTTPDAEHRPDPTFVPGIRAEVRLTLAASTAVGLDDAPADLDGYGPVPAEIARELIRTAASFTRVLTDPDTGAVVSVGRTWRVPPPQMRLHLQLRDQTCRFPGCTRSASSSEADHSIEWRNGGETSLENLVSLCTSHHHVRHGDQWSYDRDDEDGSITWTTPTGRRISTRPPPLPGRPPDPPPRPHFVDGPAPF; via the coding sequence ATGAAAGAAGATGAGGATGTGGCAGCACTCGCGGAGGTGCGCGACTGCTTCGACGGCTCCGCCGACGATGAGCGCTCCACTTCCCCGACGCGCCTTCGGGCGGCCGAGCGCCTGCACCGTGGCTACCGGCTCGCGCTCGCGATCCCGGACGCGTTCGCCCGCGGCGCGTCGCGCAGTGAGACCCGCGACCTGGTCGAGCGCTCCATCCGCGCCGAGCTCGCGGTGGCGTACAGCCAGTCGGAGCGGGAGGTGTCCCGCCGCCTCGAGACCGCACAGATGCTGATGGAGCACCTCCCCCTCACCCGCGCGCTGCTACGCGACGCGAAGATCCTGTGGGAGGTCGGCGAGGCGATCTGCAGAACCGCGAGCAGTCTCCCCGAAGCCTCCCGCACGGCAGTCGACGAGCGCGCGGCCGACGCGGCGTTGACCATGACCACCGCGCAGTTGCGTCGCGCCCTGACCCGCTGGCGAGAGGAGCTGCACGAGCAGCCCCTCGCCGAGCGCCACGCACGCGCGAAGGAAGACCGGGCCGTGTGGGTCACGCCGGACGTGGACGGCATGGCGACGCTGTGTCTGCACGGTCCCGCCCCGACGGTGACGGGCGCCTACGAGCGGCTCCGGCGCATCGCCCGGACACTTCGGGACGAGGGCGACCCGCGCACCCTGCAACAGCTCAGCGCGGACGCGGCGATCGATCTGCTCTGCGACGGCGACATCGCCGGCACCACCCCCGACGCCGAGCACCGGCCGGACCCGACGTTCGTCCCGGGCATCCGCGCCGAGGTGCGCCTCACGCTCGCCGCGTCCACCGCGGTCGGCCTCGACGACGCCCCCGCGGACCTCGACGGCTACGGACCCGTCCCCGCGGAGATCGCCCGGGAGCTGATCCGCACTGCCGCGTCGTTCACGCGGGTCCTCACCGATCCGGACACCGGCGCGGTCGTCTCGGTCGGCCGGACCTGGCGCGTGCCACCGCCGCAGATGCGCCTGCACCTCCAGCTCCGAGACCAGACCTGCCGCTTCCCCGGCTGCACCCGCAGCGCCAGTAGCTCGGAGGCCGATCACTCGATCGAGTGGCGCAACGGCGGCGAGACCTCGCTCGAGAACCTCGTCTCGCTCTGCACCTCCCACCACCACGTCCGGCACGGCGACCAGTGGAGCTACGACAGGGACGACGAGGACGGGTCCATCACCTGGACGACGCCGACCGGACGGCGGATCAGCACCCGGCCACCCCCGCTCCCGGGGCGACCACCCGACCCGCCGCCGCGACCGCACTTCGTCGACGGACCCGCCCCGTTCTGA
- a CDS encoding isochorismatase family protein, with translation MTSPRRALILVDVQQEYFAGPLEIRFPPHSSSLPAITAALDAATAAGLPIAAIRHSSGEGAPVFAPGTPGFELHPEIERRRSDDWASITKQYGTVFAGTDLLAWLREHDVDTITLVGYMTNNCILASAAEAETHGLTAEVLSDATGAIAISNAAGSVDAETVHTTLLALLNSNFAAVATTAAWTDAVTAGDALPQSDLGSSAVAGAALPPR, from the coding sequence ATGACCTCACCCCGCCGCGCCCTGATCCTCGTCGACGTCCAGCAGGAGTACTTCGCCGGGCCGCTCGAGATCCGCTTCCCGCCGCACTCGTCCTCCCTGCCCGCCATCACCGCCGCGCTCGATGCGGCGACGGCCGCCGGCCTGCCGATCGCGGCGATCCGGCACAGCAGCGGCGAGGGCGCGCCCGTCTTCGCGCCCGGCACCCCGGGCTTCGAGCTGCACCCCGAGATCGAGCGCCGCCGGAGCGACGACTGGGCGTCGATCACCAAGCAGTACGGCACCGTCTTCGCCGGCACCGACCTGCTCGCCTGGCTGCGGGAGCACGACGTCGACACGATCACCCTGGTCGGCTACATGACCAACAACTGCATCCTCGCCTCGGCGGCCGAGGCCGAGACGCACGGGCTCACCGCGGAGGTGCTCTCCGACGCGACCGGCGCGATCGCGATCTCGAACGCCGCCGGCTCCGTCGACGCCGAGACCGTGCACACCACTCTGCTCGCCCTGCTGAACTCCAACTTCGCCGCCGTCGCCACGACCGCCGCCTGGACCGACGCCGTCACCGCCGGCGACGCACTCCCTCAGAGCGACCTCGGCAGCTCGGCCGTCGCCGGCGCCGCGCTGCCGCCGCGCTGA
- a CDS encoding PucR family transcriptional regulator ligand-binding domain-containing protein, translating into MVIPLSEVLLDPLLAAAEPLLVAGGPAAGRVPIRWAHASEQLDVAPLLLGGELLLMEGVNLASDLDAQECRRYVESLVTAGVGALAVELSERLPRVPAPLVEAADEHGLAVLALPRRVPFVQVCESINTRLTEQKFRSLRVADRLSGLLGEAAAADAGIDELLRVVATATGASAALVSPAGEEIVRAHPGRGVDTGRTAGASSGVLRAGDSLLGTLYLRAHDESDLHAVAVALDRAPDVLAIALLQQRPPTARERLTAQLFAVATAQTPRPDPSAELQIDALLGRLGLSGRECFLGVWADVGDDERTLRAVRSALQATAEAMLCVAGGELLALLPFADVVARERARAVLLDAWPDGAGAAALVCVGSGADEHAGVPRQLAEVRGVRAWTRAATGVVDARLHRLERFASTLRDDAEADDLVEEVLGPLRRGRPELLLTLETLASHWGSRTATSAALGIGRQTLYDRLARIESLIGPLDASPARTRVLLAAVALHRARTALPPAAPRSTRPFPPPPER; encoded by the coding sequence ATGGTGATCCCGCTCTCCGAGGTCCTGCTCGACCCGCTCCTCGCCGCCGCGGAGCCCCTCCTCGTCGCGGGTGGGCCGGCCGCCGGGCGGGTGCCGATCCGCTGGGCGCACGCGAGCGAGCAGCTCGATGTGGCGCCCCTGCTCCTGGGCGGCGAGCTGCTGCTGATGGAGGGGGTGAACCTCGCCTCGGACCTGGATGCCCAGGAGTGCCGCCGCTACGTGGAATCCCTGGTCACGGCGGGAGTCGGCGCGCTCGCGGTCGAGCTCTCGGAGCGCCTGCCGAGAGTGCCGGCGCCGCTCGTCGAGGCCGCGGACGAGCACGGTCTCGCGGTGCTCGCGCTGCCCCGCCGCGTGCCGTTCGTCCAGGTCTGCGAGAGCATCAACACCCGGCTCACCGAGCAGAAGTTCCGGAGTCTGCGGGTGGCGGACAGATTGTCCGGTCTTCTCGGCGAGGCGGCGGCGGCGGACGCCGGGATCGACGAGCTGCTGCGCGTGGTCGCGACCGCGACCGGTGCCTCCGCGGCGCTCGTCTCCCCCGCGGGCGAGGAGATCGTGCGCGCGCACCCGGGGCGCGGCGTCGACACCGGACGCACCGCCGGCGCCTCGTCCGGAGTGCTGCGGGCCGGCGACTCCCTGCTGGGCACGCTCTACCTCCGCGCCCACGACGAGTCCGACCTGCATGCCGTCGCCGTCGCGCTCGACCGCGCCCCGGACGTGCTCGCCATCGCCCTGCTCCAGCAGCGACCGCCGACGGCTCGCGAGCGCCTCACCGCGCAGCTCTTCGCGGTCGCCACCGCGCAGACGCCGCGGCCCGACCCGAGCGCGGAGCTGCAGATCGACGCGCTGCTCGGCCGTCTCGGGCTGAGCGGGCGGGAGTGCTTCCTCGGCGTCTGGGCCGATGTCGGCGACGACGAGCGCACCCTCCGGGCTGTCCGCTCGGCGCTCCAGGCGACGGCGGAGGCGATGCTCTGCGTGGCCGGCGGGGAGCTGCTCGCGCTCCTGCCCTTCGCGGACGTCGTCGCGCGGGAGCGGGCGCGGGCCGTGCTCCTGGACGCCTGGCCCGACGGGGCGGGGGCTGCAGCGCTGGTCTGCGTGGGCAGCGGAGCGGACGAGCACGCCGGCGTGCCGCGGCAGCTCGCCGAGGTCCGCGGCGTCCGGGCGTGGACGCGCGCCGCGACCGGCGTCGTCGACGCACGACTGCACCGGCTCGAGCGCTTCGCCAGCACCCTGCGGGACGACGCGGAGGCCGACGACCTGGTGGAGGAGGTGCTCGGCCCCCTGCGCCGCGGACGCCCGGAGCTGCTGCTCACCCTCGAGACGCTCGCGTCGCACTGGGGGAGCAGGACCGCCACCTCGGCCGCCCTCGGCATCGGCCGGCAGACGCTCTACGACCGCCTCGCCCGCATCGAGTCCCTGATCGGACCGCTCGACGCCTCCCCGGCCCGCACCCGCGTGCTGCTCGCCGCCGTCGCCCTCCACCGCGCCCGCACCGCCCTGCCGCCGGCCGCCCCGCGCTCGACCCGCCCGTTCCCGCCGCCGCCGGAGCGCTGA